A region of Candidatus Methylomirabilota bacterium DNA encodes the following proteins:
- the pqqE gene encoding pyrroloquinoline quinone biosynthesis protein PqqE — MSDAERPYTLVAELTYRCPLRCVYCSNPLDYGAHGDELDTATWLRVLREAEDLGVVQVNLTGGEPLVRDDLEALIEECRRLDLYTNLITSGIPLRRERLARFRALGLDNVQISIQDTEAAGSDRIAGVKAFDRKLEVAAWVKELGFPLTLNTVLHRENLDHVEAVIALAERLHADRLELANTQYLGWALPNRAALLPSRAQLARAREVAAAARKRLMGTMEVLFVTPDYYTDLPKACMDGWGQRFIVLSPEGRALPCHAAHTLPGLTFESVRDRPLGEIWRDSAGFRAFRGEDWMPEPCRSCDRRGIDFGGCRCQAYYLTGNAAATDPTCKLSPDHHLIETAREAAETPTLTELIYRTTKSPS, encoded by the coding sequence GTGAGCGACGCCGAGCGCCCGTACACCCTGGTCGCGGAGCTCACGTACCGCTGCCCGCTCCGCTGCGTGTACTGCTCGAACCCGCTGGACTACGGCGCGCACGGGGACGAGCTCGACACCGCGACGTGGCTGCGCGTGCTCCGGGAGGCCGAGGATCTCGGCGTGGTGCAGGTGAACCTCACCGGCGGCGAGCCGCTGGTCCGCGACGACCTCGAGGCGCTGATCGAGGAGTGCCGGCGGCTCGATCTCTACACGAACCTCATCACCAGCGGGATCCCGCTCCGCCGCGAGCGCCTGGCCCGGTTCCGGGCCCTCGGCCTGGACAACGTGCAGATCTCCATCCAGGACACGGAGGCGGCCGGCTCGGACCGGATCGCGGGCGTGAAGGCCTTCGACCGGAAGCTCGAGGTCGCGGCCTGGGTGAAGGAGCTGGGCTTTCCCCTCACGCTCAATACCGTGCTCCATCGCGAGAACCTCGACCACGTCGAGGCGGTGATCGCCCTCGCCGAGCGCCTGCACGCCGATCGGCTCGAGCTCGCCAACACCCAATACCTCGGCTGGGCGCTCCCGAACCGGGCCGCCCTCCTGCCCTCGCGCGCGCAGCTCGCCCGGGCCCGCGAGGTCGCGGCGGCGGCGCGGAAGCGCCTCATGGGGACGATGGAGGTCCTCTTCGTCACGCCCGACTACTACACGGACCTGCCCAAGGCGTGCATGGACGGCTGGGGGCAGCGCTTCATCGTGCTGAGCCCAGAGGGGCGCGCGCTGCCCTGCCACGCCGCGCACACGCTGCCGGGCCTCACCTTCGAGTCGGTGCGGGACCGGCCGCTCGGAGAGATCTGGCGCGACTCCGCGGGCTTCCGCGCCTTCCGCGGCGAGGACTGGATGCCGGAGCCGTGCCGGAGCTGTGACCGCCGCGGCATCGACTTCGGCGGCTGCCGCTGCCAGGCCTATTACCTCACGGGCAATGCCGCGGCTACCGATCCCACGTGCAAGCTCTCGCCCGATCATCATCTGATCGAGACCGCGCGCGAGGCCGCCGAGACACCGACCCTCACCGAGCTGATCTACCGAACCACGAAGTCTCCCTCGTGA
- the pqqD gene encoding pyrroloquinoline quinone biosynthesis peptide chaperone PqqD: protein MISAESRLRLAAKARLRFDRKSSRYMLLYPERGLVLNPTAADVLQRCDGERTVGSIVEELAKQYGHEAPAVEREVLGFLQTMADRGLVQAAP from the coding sequence ATGATCTCGGCGGAGAGCCGGCTGCGCCTCGCCGCCAAGGCGCGCCTCCGGTTCGACCGCAAGTCGTCGCGCTACATGCTCCTCTATCCCGAGCGCGGCCTCGTGCTGAACCCCACCGCCGCCGACGTGCTCCAGCGCTGCGACGGCGAGCGCACCGTCGGCTCCATCGTCGAGGAGCTGGCGAAGCAGTACGGCCACGAGGCGCCCGCGGTGGAGCGCGAGGTGCTGGGGTTCCTCCAGACCATGGCCGATCGCGGCCTCGTGCAGGCGGCGCCGTGA
- the pqqC gene encoding pyrroloquinoline-quinone synthase PqqC produces the protein MTTDALRPPLPREEFIAWVRKEGEARYHDHHRYHVLMHEGRLTRPQLQQWVLNRFYYQTRIPIKDAIILSKSEDPAFRRMWIRRIRDHDGDEGGGEAGIELWLRLAEGVGLDREEVASCRSVLPGVRFACDAYVELVRERTLVEAVASSLTEFFAPDLMSRRVLAWEKHYPWVSPDMLAYFRSRVPRARRDSMEAIDYVLAHAPSYEVQERCVAALIRKTEILWHLLDCAYAAYVEPGWGPQGARGT, from the coding sequence GTGACCACCGACGCGCTCCGGCCGCCGCTGCCGCGCGAGGAGTTCATCGCCTGGGTGCGCAAGGAGGGCGAGGCGCGCTACCACGACCATCATCGCTACCACGTGCTCATGCACGAGGGACGGCTCACCCGGCCCCAGCTTCAGCAGTGGGTGCTGAACCGCTTCTACTATCAGACGCGCATCCCCATCAAGGACGCCATCATCCTTTCGAAGTCGGAGGATCCGGCGTTCCGCCGCATGTGGATCCGGCGCATCCGCGACCACGATGGCGACGAGGGCGGCGGCGAAGCGGGCATCGAGCTCTGGCTGCGCCTGGCCGAGGGCGTGGGACTCGACCGCGAGGAGGTGGCGAGCTGCCGCTCGGTGCTGCCCGGCGTGCGCTTCGCCTGCGACGCCTACGTGGAGCTGGTCCGCGAGCGCACGCTCGTCGAGGCGGTGGCCTCCTCGCTCACCGAGTTCTTCGCGCCCGACCTCATGTCACGCCGCGTGCTCGCGTGGGAGAAGCACTATCCGTGGGTGAGCCCGGACATGCTGGCCTATTTCCGCTCGCGGGTGCCGCGCGCGCGGCGCGACTCGATGGAGGCCATCGACTACGTGCTCGCGCACGCCCCCTCGTACGAGGTGCAGGAGCGCTGCGTGGCCGCCCTCATCAGGAAGACCGAGATCCTGTGGCACCTCCTCGACTGCGCCTACGCGGCCTACGTCGAGCCCGGATGGGGCCCGCAGGGCGCGCGGGGCACATGA
- the pqqB gene encoding pyrroloquinoline quinone biosynthesis protein PqqB: MRIRVLGSAAGGGFPQWNCGCPNCRGLRDGTLKTVARTQESVALSADGTGWFLLNCSPEIRQQIENFEGLHPHAARHSPIRAIVLTNGDLDHVLGLLSLRESHPLVIYATEGVRDGFTEGNGLYRTLQRFPEQVTWRALKLGREDALAGVDGQPSGLAIEPVAVPGKPPIHLENRPGGRRATEPEDNVGLRIRETATGRRLAYFPAAGGVTPAVREALADADAVFFDGTFWSSDELPAQGLGTKRAADMAHLPVGGPEGSLAALRGLPATRRILIHLNNTNPVLREDAPERKEAEAAGWTIAWDGMEVTL, encoded by the coding sequence GTGCGCATTCGTGTCCTCGGCTCCGCCGCTGGCGGCGGCTTCCCGCAGTGGAATTGCGGTTGCCCCAACTGTCGCGGCCTCCGTGACGGCACGCTGAAGACGGTGGCCCGCACCCAGGAGTCGGTGGCGCTCAGCGCCGACGGGACGGGTTGGTTCCTCCTCAACTGCTCCCCCGAGATCCGGCAGCAGATCGAGAATTTCGAGGGGCTGCATCCCCACGCCGCTCGTCACTCCCCCATCCGCGCCATTGTTCTCACCAACGGCGATCTCGATCACGTGCTCGGGCTCCTGTCCCTTCGCGAGTCCCATCCCCTGGTGATCTACGCCACCGAAGGCGTGCGCGACGGCTTCACCGAAGGGAACGGCCTCTACCGCACGCTGCAACGCTTTCCCGAGCAGGTCACGTGGCGCGCGCTGAAGCTGGGACGTGAGGACGCCTTGGCCGGCGTCGACGGCCAGCCCAGCGGCCTCGCCATCGAGCCGGTGGCGGTGCCCGGCAAGCCGCCCATCCATCTCGAGAACCGGCCGGGCGGCCGCCGCGCGACCGAGCCCGAGGACAATGTCGGCCTCCGCATCCGCGAGACCGCGACCGGGCGCCGGCTCGCGTACTTCCCCGCCGCCGGCGGTGTGACGCCCGCGGTGCGGGAGGCCCTCGCTGACGCGGACGCCGTGTTCTTCGACGGCACGTTCTGGTCGAGCGACGAGCTGCCGGCGCAGGGGCTCGGCACCAAGCGCGCGGCCGACATGGCCCACCTGCCCGTCGGCGGGCCGGAGGGGAGCCTCGCCGCGCTGCGCGGCCTCCCGGCCACGCGGCGCATCCTCATCCACCTGAACAACACGAACCCCGTCCTCCGCGAGGACGCGCCCGAGCGGAAGGAGGCGGAGGCCGCGGGCTGGACCATCGCCTGGGACGGCATGGAGGTGACGCTGTGA
- a CDS encoding enoyl-CoA hydratase-related protein — MSPSADELIYEVKDKIATITLNRPDKMNAFTGPMIDAWASSLNEAQRDPAVNVVIVTGAGKAFCSGGDVGRMGDSRPSPLDHKNGLWEAIHRVPKALEAMDKPVIAMVNGVAVGAGMGMSLMCDMRIAADTARFSTGYVRVGLVPGDGDTYFLPRLIGTAKALELLWTADFIEAPEALKLGIVNRVVPAAELREATYAFAAQVANGPQVPIRMIKRLVYQSMRLDLRTHLDLVSSHMAVVRETADHKEGVQAFKDKRPPQFTGR; from the coding sequence ATGTCACCCAGCGCGGACGAGCTCATCTACGAGGTGAAGGACAAGATCGCGACCATCACGCTCAACCGGCCCGACAAGATGAACGCCTTCACCGGGCCGATGATCGATGCGTGGGCGAGCTCCTTGAACGAGGCCCAGCGCGATCCCGCCGTCAACGTGGTGATCGTGACGGGGGCGGGGAAGGCGTTCTGCTCCGGGGGCGACGTCGGCCGCATGGGCGACAGCCGGCCGAGCCCCCTCGATCACAAGAACGGGCTCTGGGAGGCCATCCACCGCGTGCCCAAGGCGCTCGAGGCGATGGACAAGCCGGTGATCGCCATGGTCAACGGCGTCGCGGTGGGCGCGGGCATGGGCATGAGCCTCATGTGCGACATGCGCATCGCCGCCGACACCGCTCGCTTTTCCACCGGCTACGTGCGAGTGGGTCTCGTGCCGGGCGACGGCGACACCTACTTCCTCCCGCGGCTCATCGGCACCGCGAAGGCGCTGGAGCTGCTCTGGACCGCGGACTTCATCGAGGCGCCCGAAGCGCTCAAGCTCGGCATCGTGAACCGCGTCGTGCCCGCGGCGGAGCTACGCGAGGCGACGTACGCCTTCGCCGCCCAGGTCGCGAATGGGCCCCAGGTGCCGATCAGAATGATCAAGAGGTTGGTCTACCAGAGCATGCGCCTCGACCTCCGCACCCACCTGGATCTCGTCTCGTCCCACATGGCGGTCGTGCGCGAGACGGCGGACCACAAGGAAGGCGTGCAGGCGTTCAAGGACAAGCGGCCGCCCCAGTTCACCGGGCGCTGA
- a CDS encoding acyl-CoA dehydrogenase family protein, with product MAGPPVSAQDAMPVTRGLNYFLVDGAFQQLCESVMGPETYALARPHLVAMGEVAGDELDALAHAADKNPPVLRSWDERGQRIDEVVFHPSYKRMEELAFGRFGLAALSHRPGVLGWPGPVPHVVKYGLTYLFGQSEFGLLCPVNMTDAGARMLRHYGSAELQARYLPGLTATDMAALRQGTQWMTEKTGGSDVGAATTVAKRGADGLWRLWGDKWFCSNANADVAFTLARPAGAPDGTRGLAMFLVPKVLPDGRRNDLTVNRLKDKFGSRSMASGEVTYAGAVAYPVGDLDRGFKQMMEMVNVSRLSNALRSSALIRRAVLEALTHARARVAFGRVLAELPLLRAQLLQMVVDSEAAVAVVLHAAATLDRWDRGEAPARALFRILTPLAKYWITQHARLVTAEAMNVRGGNGYIEEWVNPRLVRDSYLGSIWEGASNVVALDVQRAILREAAHEPLLAFVGERLARVTEAAAKPWVDVAREALDVVRRRIAGWAALPRPEQELEARPVADTLYHLLAASLLLAEGQSLLEGRGDAHQLLSGAVYLRRWLVSREAGAPPFGGREIEWLDALADFRPIPLSALA from the coding sequence ATGGCCGGCCCTCCCGTCTCTGCCCAGGACGCGATGCCCGTCACGCGTGGGCTCAACTACTTCCTGGTCGACGGCGCGTTCCAGCAGCTCTGCGAGTCGGTGATGGGGCCGGAGACCTACGCGCTCGCGCGCCCGCATCTGGTCGCGATGGGGGAGGTCGCCGGGGACGAGCTCGACGCTCTCGCCCACGCCGCCGACAAGAATCCGCCCGTCCTCCGGTCCTGGGACGAGCGGGGCCAGCGCATCGACGAGGTGGTCTTCCATCCTTCATATAAACGGATGGAGGAGCTGGCCTTCGGCCGCTTCGGGCTGGCCGCCCTGTCCCACCGTCCGGGCGTACTCGGCTGGCCCGGCCCCGTGCCGCACGTGGTGAAGTACGGGCTTACCTATCTCTTCGGTCAGTCAGAGTTCGGGCTCCTCTGCCCGGTCAACATGACGGACGCCGGGGCCCGCATGCTGCGCCACTACGGGAGCGCCGAGCTCCAGGCGCGCTATCTGCCGGGGCTCACCGCCACCGACATGGCCGCGCTGCGCCAGGGGACGCAGTGGATGACGGAGAAGACGGGCGGCTCCGACGTGGGCGCGGCCACCACGGTGGCGAAGCGGGGCGCCGACGGCCTCTGGCGCCTCTGGGGCGACAAGTGGTTCTGCTCGAACGCCAACGCCGACGTGGCGTTCACGCTCGCCCGTCCCGCGGGTGCGCCCGACGGCACGCGCGGGCTCGCGATGTTCCTCGTGCCCAAGGTGCTGCCGGACGGGCGACGCAACGACCTCACAGTGAACCGGCTCAAGGACAAGTTCGGCTCGCGCTCGATGGCGAGCGGCGAGGTGACGTACGCCGGCGCCGTCGCCTACCCGGTGGGCGATCTCGACCGCGGCTTCAAGCAGATGATGGAGATGGTCAACGTCTCGCGCCTCTCGAACGCGCTGCGCTCCTCCGCGCTCATCCGCCGGGCCGTGCTCGAAGCGCTCACCCACGCGCGGGCGCGGGTGGCGTTCGGCCGCGTCCTCGCCGAGCTGCCGCTCCTGCGCGCCCAGCTCCTCCAGATGGTGGTGGATTCGGAGGCCGCCGTCGCGGTGGTGCTCCACGCGGCCGCCACGCTCGACCGGTGGGACCGGGGCGAGGCGCCGGCCCGCGCCCTGTTCCGCATCCTCACTCCCCTCGCGAAGTACTGGATCACCCAGCACGCGCGCCTCGTCACCGCGGAAGCGATGAACGTGCGCGGGGGAAACGGCTACATCGAGGAGTGGGTGAATCCTCGGCTCGTGCGCGACAGCTACCTCGGCTCGATCTGGGAGGGGGCCAGCAACGTGGTCGCCCTCGACGTGCAGCGCGCCATCCTGCGCGAGGCCGCGCACGAGCCGCTGCTCGCCTTCGTCGGCGAGCGTCTTGCGCGCGTGACGGAAGCCGCGGCCAAGCCGTGGGTGGACGTGGCGCGCGAGGCGCTGGACGTCGTCCGGCGGCGCATTGCGGGCTGGGCGGCGCTGCCGCGCCCCGAGCAGGAGCTCGAAGCCCGGCCGGTGGCCGACACGCTCTACCATCTCCTCGCCGCGTCACTGCTCCTCGCCGAGGGCCAGTCCCTGCTCGAGGGGCGGGGCGACGCCCACCAGCTCCTCAGCGGCGCGGTCTATCTCCGCCGCTGGCTCGTGTCGCGCGAGGCGGGCGCCCCGCCGTTCGGTGGGCGCGAGATCGAGTGGCTGGACGCGCTCGCCGATTTCCGGCCGATCCCGCTGAGCGCGCTCGCCTGA
- the pcp gene encoding pyroglutamyl-peptidase I, whose product MATGGHVLITGFEPFGGDTANPSQEVAKALDGRRVRDAVMRTMILPVQHEEARAALLPALAEPGLRAAVMLGLAGGRMRIALERAALNVMDYHLADNRGDIVRGTPCVAGGPAAYWSTLPLPAILEALTGEGIPAYVSNTAGTFLCNYTLYAALHALDESARRIPAGFIHLPFLPSMVASHALDEPSMELAMMIRAAEIAAHAALAA is encoded by the coding sequence ATGGCCACCGGCGGCCACGTCCTCATCACCGGCTTCGAGCCCTTCGGCGGCGACACCGCCAACCCCTCGCAGGAGGTCGCAAAGGCGCTCGATGGCCGCCGCGTGCGCGACGCGGTGATGCGGACGATGATCCTGCCCGTGCAGCATGAGGAAGCGCGCGCCGCGCTGCTCCCCGCGCTCGCCGAGCCCGGCCTTCGCGCCGCGGTGATGCTGGGGCTGGCCGGCGGCCGCATGCGCATCGCCCTCGAGCGCGCGGCGCTGAACGTGATGGACTATCACCTCGCCGACAATCGCGGCGACATCGTGCGTGGCACGCCGTGCGTGGCGGGCGGGCCCGCCGCGTACTGGAGCACCCTGCCGCTGCCCGCCATCCTGGAGGCCCTCACCGGCGAGGGAATTCCCGCCTACGTGTCGAACACCGCGGGGACCTTCCTCTGCAACTACACGCTCTATGCGGCGCTCCATGCCCTCGACGAGAGCGCCCGCCGCATCCCCGCGGGCTTCATCCATCTCCCGTTCCTCCCGTCGATGGTGGCCTCACATGCGCTCGACGAGCCGAGCATGGAGCTCGCCATGATGATCCGCGCCGCCGAGATCGCGGCGCACGCCGCCCTCGCCGCCTAG
- a CDS encoding gamma carbonic anhydrase family protein — translation MPLFSFEGKTPKIHPTAFIAPTASIIGDVTVEENASVWYGAVVRADFSPIVIRRGANVQDGSVIHVTPAGGTEIGPGATIGHLCMVHAATIGEEALVGNSSTVLDGAKIGARSMIAAGSLVTPGTDIPEGVLAMGAPCKVRGPLAGTPAERWVQMNPAGYQALAQRHRAGARPV, via the coding sequence ATGCCACTCTTCTCGTTCGAGGGAAAGACTCCAAAGATCCACCCCACCGCCTTTATCGCCCCGACCGCGAGCATCATCGGTGACGTGACCGTCGAGGAAAACGCATCGGTCTGGTACGGCGCCGTGGTGCGCGCCGACTTCTCACCGATCGTGATCCGCCGCGGCGCGAACGTGCAAGATGGCTCGGTCATCCACGTCACGCCGGCGGGCGGGACGGAGATCGGGCCCGGCGCCACCATCGGCCATCTCTGCATGGTCCATGCGGCTACGATCGGTGAGGAGGCCCTTGTGGGTAATTCCTCCACGGTCCTCGACGGCGCCAAGATCGGTGCGCGCTCGATGATCGCTGCCGGCTCCCTGGTGACCCCCGGCACGGACATTCCCGAGGGCGTGCTCGCGATGGGGGCGCCCTGCAAGGTGCGCGGACCGTTGGCGGGGACGCCCGCGGAGCGCTGGGTGCAGATGAATCCCGCCGGCTATCAGGCGCTCGCCCAGCGCCATCGCGCGGGGGCGCGCCCGGTCTAG
- a CDS encoding type III polyketide synthase, translating into MSIPKIVAVATATPAHRFDQATILRMAGYPDAQRAGFFANSQIEGRYLYFDPATFKPDETPQESVDDLNDRFRRGALELSSAAARKAIAKAGWKPEDVDFIATTTCTGRLCPSLDAHLVSLLGFRPDVQRAHVGDTGCAAAMVVLQQAWNHLRAFPRHRAVVVAVELCSAAYYLDDRLESAVAHAIFADGAGALALSCEGEGPAVVEHRTLFRPEHLGAMGFEYPGGRPRVVLSKEVRRIGGGMMREMAQLLMAAHGLKKEDVAHFVLHSAGRRVIEQAKTLLELTDEQIAHSRHVLRVFGNMSSATILFVLEEALRAGAPQPGDWGLMIALGPGFAAEGALLRW; encoded by the coding sequence ATGAGCATCCCCAAGATCGTCGCCGTCGCCACGGCCACGCCCGCCCACCGCTTCGATCAGGCCACCATTCTGCGCATGGCCGGCTATCCGGACGCCCAGCGTGCCGGCTTCTTCGCGAACAGCCAGATCGAGGGGCGCTATCTCTACTTCGATCCCGCCACCTTCAAGCCCGACGAGACGCCCCAGGAGAGCGTGGACGACCTGAACGATCGCTTCCGTCGCGGCGCCCTCGAGCTGTCGTCGGCGGCGGCGCGGAAGGCCATCGCGAAGGCAGGGTGGAAGCCTGAGGACGTGGACTTCATCGCCACCACGACGTGCACCGGCCGCCTCTGCCCCAGCCTCGACGCCCACCTCGTGAGCCTCCTGGGCTTCCGCCCGGACGTGCAGCGCGCGCACGTCGGCGACACTGGATGCGCCGCCGCGATGGTGGTGCTCCAGCAGGCCTGGAATCACCTGCGTGCGTTCCCCCGCCACCGCGCGGTGGTGGTGGCTGTCGAGCTCTGCTCGGCCGCCTACTACCTCGACGACCGGCTCGAGAGCGCGGTCGCTCATGCGATCTTCGCCGACGGCGCGGGGGCGCTGGCCCTGTCGTGCGAGGGCGAGGGGCCGGCCGTGGTGGAGCACCGCACGCTATTCCGGCCTGAGCATCTGGGCGCGATGGGCTTCGAGTACCCGGGTGGTCGCCCGCGCGTGGTGCTCTCCAAGGAGGTGCGCCGGATCGGCGGGGGCATGATGCGCGAGATGGCGCAACTCTTGATGGCCGCGCACGGTCTCAAGAAGGAGGACGTGGCTCACTTCGTTCTCCACTCCGCGGGCCGTCGCGTGATCGAGCAGGCCAAGACGCTGCTCGAGCTGACCGACGAGCAGATCGCACACTCCCGGCACGTGCTCCGCGTGTTCGGCAACATGTCCTCCGCCACCATCCTGTTCGTCCTCGAGGAGGCGCTGCGTGCTGGGGCGCCCCAGCCCGGCGACTGGGGACTGATGATCGCCCTCGGCCCCGGCTTCGCCGCCGAGGGCGCGCTGCTGCGCTGGTAG
- a CDS encoding methyltransferase domain-containing protein, with product MRFVRPLSRAAGAVELEDGPAPFAERARNVVEIARLNGVFGGRLVTVHHVRRLLARLPADRTATILDLGTGGGDIPRSVVCWARRAGRSIRVIALDRDPATLAVARRTVAGYPEITLLRADALALPFRDRAVDVAITALTLHHFEPAAATRCLAAMGRVASVGVVVNDLARSRMAWALVWLVTRVLGCGRMSRHDGPLSVRRAYTADELRGLCARAGLEGVAVRRYAPLLRLCAVTE from the coding sequence ATGCGCTTCGTCCGGCCGCTCTCGCGTGCCGCCGGCGCCGTCGAGCTCGAGGACGGCCCCGCCCCGTTCGCGGAGCGCGCGCGGAACGTCGTCGAGATCGCGCGGCTCAATGGCGTCTTCGGCGGCCGGCTCGTCACCGTGCACCACGTGCGGCGCCTGCTCGCCCGACTGCCAGCCGACAGGACCGCCACCATCCTCGATCTCGGCACTGGGGGCGGGGACATTCCACGCTCCGTCGTGTGCTGGGCGCGGCGCGCGGGCCGCTCGATCCGCGTGATCGCGCTGGACCGGGACCCGGCGACTCTCGCGGTGGCCCGACGGACGGTCGCCGGCTATCCGGAGATCACCCTGCTGCGGGCGGACGCGCTCGCCCTGCCCTTCCGGGACCGCGCGGTGGACGTTGCCATTACCGCGCTGACCCTGCATCATTTCGAGCCCGCGGCCGCCACCAGGTGTCTCGCCGCGATGGGCCGGGTGGCGAGCGTGGGCGTCGTCGTCAACGACCTCGCGCGGAGCCGAATGGCCTGGGCGCTGGTGTGGCTGGTCACCCGGGTGCTCGGCTGCGGGCGCATGTCGCGTCACGACGGGCCGCTCTCCGTCCGCCGCGCCTACACCGCGGATGAGCTGCGCGGGCTCTGCGCGCGCGCGGGCCTCGAAGGCGTGGCGGTGCGCCGGTACGCACCGCTGCTGCGGCTCTGCGCGGTCACCGAATAG
- a CDS encoding NAD(P)/FAD-dependent oxidoreductase gives MTPYDVIVVGGGPAGSATAILLAERGWSVLLLDKAAFPRPKICGEYLSPESARILDRLGVLKDVDAAAQPIVGMRIIAPDGRRLEGRYPARGPWPGYRGHGLAIPRETLDRLLFERARVLPLDARERHRVTELRRAGEAVVGVGYEDADGQPKEAAARLVVGADGRASLVARALGLVRPHRLRRMALIRHVAGLADLGDLGEIYVDPPDYAILNPVAPGVVNLGLVVPHAHARAFRGRLETFFDARLKQLRHLAPRLDGLRAVGPLRAMGPLAYRVDEPSVDGVALVGDAGGFYDPFTGEGLYTALRSAELLVEVAHAALRAGRCTAAALRPYARARRDAFLGKARLTRALQALIARRRAANLAARLLAARPALLATVMGVLGDFVPPAALLRGALLRAPSARG, from the coding sequence ATGACGCCGTACGACGTGATCGTCGTGGGGGGCGGACCGGCGGGGAGCGCGACGGCCATCCTGCTCGCCGAGCGCGGCTGGTCGGTGCTGCTGCTGGACAAGGCGGCGTTTCCACGTCCGAAGATCTGCGGTGAGTATCTCTCGCCGGAGTCCGCGCGCATCCTCGACCGCCTAGGCGTGCTCAAGGACGTGGACGCGGCGGCGCAACCCATCGTCGGCATGCGCATCATCGCGCCGGACGGCCGGCGGCTCGAGGGGCGTTACCCCGCGCGCGGCCCCTGGCCCGGCTATCGTGGGCACGGACTCGCCATCCCCCGCGAGACGCTCGATCGCCTCCTCTTCGAGCGTGCGCGCGTCCTTCCGCTCGACGCCCGAGAGCGTCATCGCGTGACTGAGCTCCGGCGCGCCGGCGAGGCGGTGGTGGGCGTGGGCTATGAGGATGCGGACGGCCAGCCCAAGGAGGCGGCCGCGCGCCTGGTGGTCGGCGCCGACGGACGCGCGTCGCTCGTCGCGCGCGCCCTCGGCCTCGTGCGGCCGCATCGGCTCCGGCGCATGGCGCTGATCCGGCACGTGGCGGGATTGGCCGACCTCGGGGACCTCGGCGAGATCTACGTGGACCCGCCCGACTACGCGATCCTGAATCCGGTGGCCCCGGGCGTCGTGAACCTCGGGCTCGTGGTGCCCCACGCGCACGCGCGCGCCTTCCGCGGGCGGCTCGAGACGTTCTTCGACGCGCGCCTGAAGCAGCTCCGTCATCTCGCCCCGCGCCTCGACGGCCTGCGGGCGGTGGGGCCGCTCCGCGCAATGGGTCCGCTCGCGTACCGCGTCGACGAGCCCTCGGTGGACGGCGTGGCCCTCGTGGGCGACGCAGGCGGGTTCTACGATCCCTTCACCGGCGAGGGGCTCTACACCGCGCTGCGCTCGGCGGAGCTCCTCGTCGAGGTCGCGCACGCGGCGTTGCGCGCGGGCCGCTGCACCGCCGCCGCCCTCCGTCCCTACGCCCGAGCCCGGCGTGACGCGTTCCTCGGCAAGGCCCGGCTCACGCGCGCGCTCCAGGCGCTGATCGCGCGCCGCCGCGCCGCGAATCTCGCCGCGCGCCTCCTCGCCGCGCGGCCCGCCTTGCTGGCGACGGTGATGGGCGTGCTCGGCGACTTCGTGCCCCCCGCCGCACTGCTGCGCGGGGCCCTCCTGCGCGCGCCCAGCGCGCGCGGTTGA
- a CDS encoding IclR family transcriptional regulator, with product MLESLEILARERGGQTLSELSHRLSSPKSSLFYLLRSLNRLGYLVRAEDGRYRLGPGAFTFAMAALSNRELPELSRPFLEDLAAKCGETALIGTLASDGTVAVYIDRVESHNPVRYTVSVGDQRPLYCSALGKLLLAYMPPEQQEEYFRSAKLKALARHTITDRATLKKALAEIRRVGLSVTRDELSEGSAGLAAPIFGRDGQVVAALVVGGPTVRIVPNLARFGKMTRDTARAISRVLGAGEEPAVAVAEAR from the coding sequence GTGCTCGAGTCCCTGGAGATCCTCGCGCGCGAGCGGGGCGGGCAGACCCTCAGCGAGCTGTCCCACCGGCTCTCGTCGCCCAAGTCGAGCCTCTTCTACCTCCTCCGCTCGCTGAACCGGCTGGGGTACCTCGTGCGCGCGGAAGACGGCCGCTACCGGCTCGGGCCGGGCGCCTTCACCTTCGCCATGGCGGCGCTCTCCAACCGCGAGCTGCCGGAGCTCTCGCGGCCCTTCCTCGAGGACCTGGCCGCCAAGTGCGGCGAGACCGCGCTCATCGGCACGCTCGCCTCCGACGGTACGGTCGCCGTCTACATCGACCGGGTCGAGAGCCACAATCCGGTGCGCTACACGGTGTCGGTGGGTGATCAGCGGCCGCTCTACTGCTCGGCGCTGGGCAAGCTGCTCCTCGCCTACATGCCCCCGGAGCAGCAAGAGGAATACTTCCGGTCGGCGAAGCTCAAGGCCCTGGCGCGCCACACCATCACCGACCGCGCCACGCTCAAGAAGGCCCTCGCCGAGATCCGGCGCGTGGGACTCTCGGTGACGCGGGACGAGCTGTCGGAAGGTTCGGCGGGCCTGGCCGCGCCGATCTTCGGGCGCGACGGCCAGGTCGTCGCCGCTCTGGTGGTGGGGGGACCGACGGTGCGCATCGTTCCCAACCTCGCGCGCTTCGGGAAGATGACCCGCGACACCGCGCGCGCGATCTCTCGGGTGCTGGGCGCCGGCGAGGAGCCGGCCGTCGCCGTCGCCGAGGCGCGCTGA